A genomic window from Brevibacillus agri includes:
- a CDS encoding APC family permease, producing MEHPTAPTLKRSLTLKHIVFFGLAFMAPQTFFSTYGVAVHSTNGMMPTAYAIALIVMLFTAYSYAQLVKAFPNAGAAYTFTQKTISPHVGFIVGWTIIIDYMFSPMISSLLIGISLSAFFPSVPMFVWIVSFVAVITAVNILGIKLAAQFNTYMLFLQLFVFLLFFVLAIYGLQNGKGAGTLFSTLPFYDAKINVPTLLSVVPLLCFSFLGFDAVTTLSEETKDATKTLPRAIYMITLIGGLLFISGSYFAQLIFPQYQSFQNPDSAYLEIAAYIGGNVFTSIVIAVGLTAGFASAVASGTSASRILYAMGRENVLPKKVFGYLSPKFRTPIPNIVLIGVVAMSALFLDLMTAVSFINFGALFAFFFVNLAVIAHYYIREKQRSFKGTIQYLLLPLIGAALIGLFFVKLDKHSLLLGGSWLLIGFLYLLGLTKMFRQPPPMLTVDEVH from the coding sequence ATGGAGCATCCGACTGCACCAACGCTGAAACGCTCGCTTACCTTGAAACACATCGTCTTTTTCGGGCTGGCTTTCATGGCCCCGCAAACGTTTTTTTCGACCTACGGTGTTGCCGTACACAGCACAAACGGGATGATGCCCACGGCGTATGCGATTGCGCTGATTGTCATGCTGTTTACGGCGTACAGCTATGCGCAACTGGTAAAAGCGTTTCCGAATGCGGGAGCGGCCTACACGTTTACGCAAAAAACGATCAGCCCGCACGTCGGCTTTATCGTCGGCTGGACGATCATCATCGACTACATGTTCAGCCCGATGATTAGCTCGCTGCTCATCGGCATCTCGCTGTCCGCCTTCTTTCCTTCCGTCCCGATGTTCGTCTGGATCGTTTCGTTTGTTGCCGTCATTACGGCGGTCAACATTCTCGGGATCAAGCTGGCAGCGCAGTTCAATACGTACATGCTGTTTTTGCAACTGTTCGTCTTCCTGCTGTTTTTCGTTTTGGCGATTTACGGACTGCAAAACGGCAAGGGGGCAGGGACACTGTTCTCGACGCTGCCCTTTTACGATGCAAAAATCAACGTTCCGACGCTTTTGTCCGTCGTTCCGCTGCTCTGTTTCAGCTTCCTCGGTTTTGACGCGGTGACGACGCTTTCGGAGGAGACGAAGGACGCGACGAAAACATTGCCGCGAGCGATTTACATGATTACGCTGATTGGCGGGCTGCTGTTTATTTCCGGCTCTTATTTCGCGCAACTCATTTTCCCGCAGTATCAGTCCTTCCAAAATCCCGACTCCGCTTACTTGGAGATTGCCGCGTACATCGGCGGAAACGTGTTTACGAGCATTGTGATTGCGGTCGGGCTGACAGCGGGTTTTGCCTCCGCCGTAGCGTCAGGCACGAGCGCCTCGCGCATTTTGTACGCGATGGGCAGGGAAAATGTTTTGCCGAAAAAAGTGTTTGGCTATTTGTCGCCGAAGTTCCGCACGCCGATTCCGAATATCGTCCTCATCGGCGTAGTCGCGATGAGCGCGCTGTTTCTCGATCTCATGACGGCCGTATCGTTTATCAATTTCGGGGCCTTATTCGCCTTTTTCTTCGTCAATCTGGCCGTGATTGCCCATTACTACATTCGCGAGAAACAGCGATCGTTCAAAGGCACGATTCAATACTTGCTCCTGCCGCTGATCGGTGCGGCGCTCATCGGCCTGTTTTTTGTCAAGCTGGACAAACACTCCTTGCTGCTCGGGGGAAGCTGGCTGCTGATCGGCTTTCTTTATCTGCTGGGGCTGACGAAAATGTTCAGGCAGCCGCCCCCCATGCTCACTGTCGACGAGGTGCACTAA
- a CDS encoding cupin domain-containing protein, translating into MYPSYYHHPWHPTAMPVNWNQPYWEHYWLPAYSHWHASWEGGWNRVELKDYGPHPLAINIDEAAKQNTNYRTALWTGKHLQVTLMSIPVGGDIGLEIHPDTDQFLRIEEGHGLVQMGPRRDRLDYQARLNDDYAVMVPAGTWHNIINTGNEPLKLYTIYAPPHHPHGTVHRTKAQAAAEERHHS; encoded by the coding sequence ATGTACCCATCGTATTATCACCATCCATGGCATCCCACCGCCATGCCGGTCAACTGGAATCAGCCGTATTGGGAGCACTACTGGCTTCCGGCCTACTCCCATTGGCATGCAAGCTGGGAGGGCGGCTGGAATCGCGTTGAGCTGAAAGACTACGGCCCTCATCCACTGGCGATCAACATTGATGAAGCTGCGAAGCAAAATACAAACTATCGCACCGCCCTGTGGACAGGGAAGCATTTGCAGGTGACGCTGATGAGTATTCCCGTGGGCGGAGACATTGGCTTGGAAATCCATCCGGACACCGATCAGTTCCTCCGCATCGAAGAGGGCCACGGGCTTGTGCAAATGGGGCCGCGAAGAGACAGGCTGGACTATCAGGCCAGACTGAATGACGACTATGCCGTGATGGTCCCGGCAGGAACGTGGCACAACATCATCAACACCGGAAACGAGCCGTTGAAACTGTACACGATCTACGCGCCGCCCCATCATCCGCACGGAACGGTGCACCGAACAAAAGCGCAGGCCGCAGCAGAAGAACGCCACCACTCCTGA
- a CDS encoding dipeptidase, giving the protein MADATVEQARRFHDGVHVLDGHFDLLMDVEIQRGYGRTKLIETEYLPRFQQGGVHSVVAAVFVEDAFVPEMALRKALNQVSALHAEAAESGDQFVIAKCVQDLLTARQAGKVSFILSLEGAEPLYNDLGLLRIFYELGVRMLGLTWSRRNYAGDGSFFAPVREGKKGGFIQFHLQ; this is encoded by the coding sequence ATGGCAGATGCGACTGTGGAGCAGGCGCGGCGTTTTCACGATGGCGTCCATGTGCTGGACGGGCATTTTGACCTTTTGATGGATGTGGAGATTCAACGCGGCTACGGACGGACGAAGCTGATCGAGACGGAGTATTTGCCGCGGTTTCAGCAGGGCGGCGTGCATTCCGTCGTGGCCGCCGTATTCGTCGAAGATGCGTTTGTGCCGGAAATGGCCTTGCGCAAGGCGCTGAACCAGGTGAGCGCCCTGCACGCGGAAGCGGCGGAGTCCGGCGACCAGTTTGTCATCGCAAAATGCGTGCAAGACCTGCTCACAGCCAGACAGGCAGGCAAAGTCTCGTTCATCCTCTCGCTGGAAGGCGCAGAGCCGCTGTACAACGATCTCGGCCTGCTGCGCATTTTTTACGAGCTGGGCGTGCGGATGCTGGGGCTGACGTGGAGCCGCCGCAATTACGCGGGAGACGGCAGCTTTTTCGCTCCGGTGCGCGAAGGGAAAAAGGGCGGCTTTATACAATTTCATCTACAATAA
- a CDS encoding helix-turn-helix transcriptional regulator: MTKPIHPILTSYIPVVEGLAKTFGQHCEVVLHNLTDVSSSIIAIHNGHVSGRQVGSPVTNLALQALRTAKTSQEDYDLNYRNDTIKGKQIKSSSIYIKDENGQVIGSLCINIDLTHIAIAQSALSEMMAFADKVEEGRTAETFAPTVTSLMEQMIDDCLKKTGKPIALMQKEEKIQFIHLLDEVGLFLIKGAVQHVADLLGVTKYTIYNYLDKKDGR, encoded by the coding sequence ATGACGAAACCGATTCATCCGATTCTCACCAGCTACATACCGGTCGTGGAAGGGCTGGCGAAAACATTCGGCCAGCATTGCGAAGTGGTGCTGCACAATCTGACGGACGTGTCTTCCTCGATCATTGCGATCCACAACGGCCATGTGAGCGGCAGACAGGTCGGCTCCCCTGTCACCAATCTGGCGCTGCAAGCGCTGCGCACCGCCAAGACGAGCCAGGAGGACTACGACCTCAACTACCGCAACGACACGATCAAAGGCAAGCAGATCAAGTCCAGCTCGATCTATATCAAGGACGAAAACGGACAGGTCATCGGCAGCCTGTGCATCAACATCGACCTGACGCACATTGCGATCGCGCAGTCGGCCTTGAGCGAAATGATGGCGTTTGCCGACAAGGTGGAGGAAGGCCGGACGGCAGAAACGTTCGCGCCAACGGTCACCAGCCTGATGGAGCAAATGATCGACGACTGCCTGAAAAAGACGGGCAAGCCGATCGCTCTCATGCAAAAAGAAGAAAAAATCCAGTTTATCCACCTGCTCGACGAAGTCGGCCTGTTTTTAATCAAAGGGGCCGTCCAGCATGTGGCCGATTTGCTGGGCGTCACGAAGTACACGATCTACAACTATTTGGACAAAAAAGACGGGAGATGA
- a CDS encoding CocE/NonD family hydrolase — protein MTLAAPGNEPADAYLFDPLDAAPYLLDLSENENSVPENYREVEKRPDVLVYTSEPLQEDVAIAGEISAVLYAASSARDTDWLVRLSDVDEEGNSIRLSDGIICARYRHSFAEPKLLEPGQIERYEIRMGKIANVFEKGHRIRVCVTSGAENFSFPNPNTGTDLATETETVVARQHIYHDEQHPSHIRLPLLPKNR, from the coding sequence CTGACGCTCGCGGCTCCGGGCAACGAGCCAGCCGACGCGTACTTGTTTGACCCGCTGGACGCCGCGCCTTATTTGCTCGATTTGTCCGAAAACGAAAACAGCGTGCCGGAAAATTACCGGGAGGTCGAAAAGCGCCCGGACGTGCTAGTCTACACCTCGGAGCCGTTGCAGGAAGACGTCGCGATCGCGGGGGAAATCTCGGCTGTCCTGTACGCGGCAAGCTCTGCGCGGGATACGGACTGGCTGGTGCGCCTGAGCGACGTCGATGAAGAGGGCAACTCCATCCGGCTGTCGGACGGAATCATCTGCGCCCGCTACCGTCATTCTTTTGCCGAGCCGAAGCTGCTTGAGCCAGGCCAGATTGAGCGCTACGAAATCCGCATGGGCAAAATCGCCAACGTCTTCGAAAAAGGCCACCGCATTCGGGTCTGTGTCACGTCCGGGGCGGAGAACTTTTCGTTCCCGAATCCGAACACCGGGACAGATTTGGCGACGGAAACCGAGACGGTGGTGGCCCGGCAGCACATTTACCACGATGAACAGCACCCGAGCCACATTCGCCTTCCTTTGCTGCCAAAAAACAGGTAG
- a CDS encoding amidohydrolase, with translation MTTQTADLIVSSNAVFTGLSDRPEPAAIAIAGNRIIAVGSKEEISKYAGEETKRYDFQDQLVMPGFHDFHLHVMHGAVMMESAMLFSARSEAEALEIIREFAQAKPNEPWVIGAVWDAGYWDTQRLPNRYSLDRVVPDRPAIMFHAEGHYVWVNSKALEIAGIDRNTEDPAFGIIGKDETGEPDGLLYEKAMGAVVKHAYHFTKAKKQELFKNFLAHAASLGVTAVHDLFATESMDMLTDYELFKEFEDTGELTARLHLWPALDGDLERAKRLRETYQSDKLRVSGLKQFIDGVITARTAYLLEPYADQPDTRGETSFPPETIKKWVVEADKEGFSIRFHAIGDGAIRLAFDAYEEAQKTNGKRDSRHSIEHVEVIHPDDIPRFKELDVTASMQPDHFAMSERGVYTERIGLAREPHVFSINTLQQAGARLAFGTDFPIDILQPLLQVYRAVTRIDSSGENVWHSHERISLADALKAYTAGSAYGTFREHELGTLEAGKLADIAVLERNLFAIPVEEILDTKVRLTIFDGKVVFEQAETLVEK, from the coding sequence ATGACCACGCAAACAGCCGACCTGATTGTATCGAGCAACGCCGTTTTTACCGGGCTTTCCGACCGGCCGGAGCCTGCCGCTATTGCCATCGCGGGCAACCGGATTATCGCGGTTGGCTCCAAGGAAGAAATCAGCAAGTACGCAGGGGAAGAGACAAAACGATACGATTTTCAGGATCAGCTCGTCATGCCAGGGTTTCACGACTTCCATCTGCACGTGATGCACGGAGCGGTGATGATGGAAAGCGCGATGCTGTTTTCCGCCCGCTCCGAAGCGGAAGCGCTGGAGATCATCCGCGAATTTGCGCAAGCGAAGCCGAATGAACCGTGGGTCATCGGCGCGGTCTGGGATGCCGGCTACTGGGACACGCAGCGACTGCCGAATCGCTACTCCCTCGACCGGGTTGTCCCCGATCGGCCTGCGATCATGTTCCACGCCGAAGGCCACTACGTCTGGGTGAACTCCAAGGCGCTGGAGATTGCAGGCATCGACCGGAACACGGAAGACCCTGCCTTCGGGATTATCGGCAAAGACGAAACCGGAGAGCCGGATGGCCTGCTGTACGAAAAAGCGATGGGGGCCGTCGTCAAGCACGCCTATCATTTTACAAAAGCAAAGAAGCAGGAGCTGTTCAAAAACTTCCTGGCGCACGCAGCGAGTCTCGGCGTCACTGCCGTGCACGACCTGTTCGCCACAGAATCGATGGATATGCTGACGGATTACGAGCTGTTCAAGGAGTTCGAGGACACAGGGGAGCTGACGGCGCGGCTTCACCTCTGGCCTGCCCTGGACGGCGACCTGGAGCGGGCGAAAAGGCTGCGGGAGACGTACCAGTCAGACAAGCTGCGAGTGTCGGGCTTGAAGCAGTTCATCGACGGCGTCATTACGGCGCGTACCGCCTATTTGCTGGAGCCGTACGCCGACCAGCCGGATACGCGCGGAGAGACGTCGTTTCCGCCGGAGACGATCAAAAAATGGGTGGTGGAGGCCGACAAGGAAGGCTTTTCCATTCGCTTCCACGCCATCGGAGACGGGGCGATCCGGCTTGCCTTTGACGCCTACGAGGAAGCGCAAAAAACAAACGGCAAGCGCGACTCTCGCCACTCCATCGAGCACGTGGAAGTCATCCACCCGGACGACATTCCCCGGTTCAAGGAGCTGGATGTGACCGCTTCGATGCAACCCGACCATTTTGCCATGTCCGAGCGGGGCGTGTACACCGAGCGCATCGGTTTGGCGCGGGAACCGCATGTGTTCTCCATCAACACGCTGCAGCAGGCCGGAGCGAGACTGGCGTTTGGCACAGACTTCCCGATCGACATATTGCAGCCGCTCTTGCAAGTGTATCGCGCCGTCACCCGCATCGACAGCAGCGGGGAAAACGTCTGGCATTCGCATGAACGGATCTCGCTCGCCGATGCGCTCAAGGCGTACACAGCCGGATCGGCATATGGGACGTTCCGCGAGCACGAGCTGGGGACTTTGGAGGCGGGCAAGCTCGCTGACATCGCCGTCCTGGAGCGCAATCTGTTTGCCATCCCGGTGGAGGAAATTCTGGATACGAAAGTGCGGCTGACGATTTTCGATGGAAAGGTAGTTTTTGAGCAGGCGGAAACACTCGTCGAAAAGTAG
- a CDS encoding RidA family protein, with protein sequence MSKIENRLQQLGYTLPPPPPTMANYVSCVRTGNLLYTSGAGCYVDGKPLYLGRLGADVTIEEGYEAAKITTLNLLSMLKAELGDLDRIVRMVKLFALVSSAPDFYEQPRVINGASDLLIEVFGEAGKHARAAAGTSVLPFNNPLEIELIVEVS encoded by the coding sequence ATGTCGAAGATCGAAAATCGCTTGCAGCAACTGGGCTATACGCTGCCGCCGCCACCGCCGACGATGGCGAACTACGTCTCGTGCGTGCGGACGGGCAATCTGCTCTACACTTCCGGGGCGGGCTGCTACGTCGATGGCAAGCCGCTCTACCTGGGCAGGCTGGGGGCAGACGTGACGATCGAAGAAGGGTACGAGGCGGCGAAAATTACGACGCTCAATCTGCTTTCGATGCTGAAAGCCGAGCTTGGCGATCTCGACCGGATTGTGCGCATGGTCAAGCTGTTTGCGCTGGTCAGCAGCGCGCCGGATTTTTACGAGCAGCCGCGAGTCATCAACGGCGCTTCCGACCTTTTGATCGAAGTGTTCGGGGAGGCAGGCAAGCATGCGCGGGCGGCAGCCGGAACCTCTGTCCTGCCCTTCAACAATCCGCTTGAGATTGAGCTGATTGTGGAGGTCAGTTGA